A segment of the Kineosporia corallincola genome:
TGCCGATCGGCTACGACCTGCCCGCCACGGACGCCGACTCCGCCACCGACTCCGGAGCCGGGCAGGCGCGGGTCAGCGTCACCCCGGTGGACCTGGACGGCGTCTACGTGCCGGTGTCCGGCCGGCTGCGACACCTGGCCCGCCCCGGCATGACCTACGACCTGACCGGCGAGACGCTCGTCGACCCGGACGGGGTGCACGGCACCTACGACCAGACCGTCTCGCTGCCCGAGCGTTCCGGGCTGGCGCGCGACCAGGCCGGGCAGGCGCAGGCCGGCGACCCCAGCCTGGCCCTCGACGGCTGCACCGACGACCGCATCCTGAACCTGGCCGAGACCGCCGTGGCCGGGGCGGGCACCGGGGCACTGGCCCAGGCCGAGGCACTCCAGACCTGGTTCCACAAGACGACGACGCTGCGGCTCGACCCGGACGCCGAGCCCGGCGACAGCTGTGCCCGGGTGATGGAACTCGTCGACACCGCCGGCGGCGCCGGCAACGGCACCCCCGACCAGTTCGCCACCGCCTACGTGCTGATGGCCCGCAGCCTGGGTCTGCCCGCCCGGGTCGCCGTCGGGTTCGCCGCGGGCCAGGCCGACGACACCGGCAAGGTCACGGTCAGCCTCGGCGACGCCACCGCCTGGCCGGAGGTCTGGTTCGACGGCGCCGGGTGGGTGTCGTTCTCCGCCGTTCCCGACCGCACCGGGTCGGGGCAGACCCGGCAGGAGGAGCGGCAGGAGACCACCACCACGCCGGACACCTCGCATGACACCCCGGACGACGCCGCGCAGTCGCAGCCCACCCGGTCCGGGCCGACCCCCGCCCAGGAGCGTGGCGATACCGGGCGGCTGATCCTGATCGGGCTCGGCGCAACGGTTCTCGTGCTGATCCTGCTGCTGCCGCTGGCCGGGCTGCTGCTCACCCTGGCCCGGCGTCGCCGGCGCCGTGCGCAGGGTCCGCTGGGAGCCTGGGCCGAGCTGCTCGACCGCCTCGCCGATCTCGGGCACCCCAGTGCCGGGCGCACGTCCGCGGAGGTCCGCGGCGTGCTGTCGGGCCTGGACCCCGGCACCGACGCGGATGCCCGGGCCCTGGCCCGCCTGGTCGACGCGGAGGTCTACGCCGCCGACCGCGCGTCCGGTGACTCCGCCCAGGCCTGGCCCCTGCTGCGGCGCATCGAGCGCGCACTCTCCCCGCACACCTCCCGCCGGCGGCGGGTCCTGATCCGGGTGGATCCGCGCCCGAGGAGGTGGGCATGACGGAGAGCACCCCCGGAATGGACGCCGAGGCCTCCCGCCTGGTCGAGACGATTCCCGAGCTCGACGGCGTCACCGGTATGAAAGCCGTGGCCAGTGGCGGGTTCAGCCGCATCTACAAGGCGTTCCAGCCGGCCCTGAACCGCACCGTCGCGATCAAGATCGTCGACTCCGGCGGCCTCGACCCGAAGACCCGGGAACGGTTCAGCCGCGAGATGGGCATGACCGGCATGCTGGGGGAGCACCCCCACATCGTCGACGTGTACCACCACGGCGTCGCCCGCACCGGTGAGCCGTTCCTGATGATGCGCTGGTACGAGGGCGGTTCGCTGGCCGACGGCCTGCGTGAGAGCGGGCCGATGCCGACGGCGGTGCTGCTGCCGTTCGCCGTGAAGGTCACCTCCGCGCTGGCCTACGTGCACCGGAACCAGCTGCTGCACCGCGACATCAAGCCGGGCAACATCCTGCTCACGGCCCTGAACGAGCCGGTGCTCGCGGACTTCGGCATCGCCGTGGACGCTCAGCAGGCCGGCACCGCCACCGTGGCCTGGACGCCGGTGCACGCCGCGCCCGAGGTGATGGCGTACGAGGAGCCGACCCCCCGCTCGGACGTCTGGTCGCTGGGTTCCACGCTGTACGCGGCGCTGGCCGGGCGGCCGCCGTTCCCGGTCGACCCGGGCAACACGCTCGCGTCGATCCAGCAGCGCTTCCACGCCGCGCCGCCCCCTCTGGTGCGCACCGACGTCCCCACGTCGCTCACCGACCTGCTCACCCAGATGCTCGCGACCTCGGCCGCCGACCGGCCGGACCCGGTCGCGATCATCACCCGGCTCCAGCAGATCGAGCGCGACTGCGGGCTTCCGGTCACCAGTGCGCCGGGCGTGATCACGGCGCCGCCGGCGGCCCGGCCCGGCCAGGGAGCGCCCTTCCCCGGGGCGGACCTGCGGGGATACCCCGACTCGGCAGGCGGTTTCGGGCATCAGGGTGGTTCGGGCGCTGCCGGACAGCCGGGCGCTGCCGGACAGCCGGGCGCTGCCGGACAGCCGGGTGCTGCCGGACAGCCGGGTGCTGCGGGACAGCGGGGTGCTGCCGGGCAGCCGGGTGCTGCCGGACAGCGGGGCGCTGCGGAACAGCGGGGTGCTGCCGGGCCGCGGGGCGCTGCCGGGCCGCGGGGCGCTGCGGGATCGCCGGGTGCCGTGGGGCGATCCGTCGGTGCGGGATCGCCGGACGCAGCCAGGCAACCGAGTGGTGCGGGGCGACCCGGCCGTGCGGATCAGGCCGGCTTCGGTGCCCGGCCCGGTTCCGAACACCGGCCCAGGCCGGAGAACCAGCCCGGTCCCGAGAACCAGCCCGGTCCCGAATACCGGCCCAGGCCAGGCGATCGGCGGGATCGGGCCGCTCAGCCCGGTCCGCTCGACTGGCTGGACGAGCCGAGCGGACCGCCCTCCGATCGAGCAGCCCGCCCGGAGGGCCGGCAGGGTTCCGGCCGGGACCGGCCCGTGCAGCCGTCCCACGACGTGGGCGGCCCGATGCTGTTCCCGCCGGAGCTGTCGCCCGGCGCGAACTCGATGGCCCCGTACGACGAAGCGGCCCTGGCGCCGGAACATCACGCGGCGCCGGTCCGCTCCGGGCTGAACGCAAACCCTGACACCGCAACGGCTCTGAGCCCCGATGCAGCCGGGAGGTGGGACAAGGGGACGCGGCGTTCGTGGCGGCGGCGCCTGATCACGGCCACCGTGGGCGGGTTCTCGACCCTCGTCGTGGTGCTCGTGGTCATGGCCTTCCTCATGCCCCGTGAGGACGACGGGACCACCGCGACGCCCGAGACGACGGCGTCCTTCGTCGCCCCCGTGGTCAGCGGGCTGCGCCGGACCGAGAGCAGCCCGACCACGATCACCATCGCCTGGCACACCCAGGGGCCCTACCAGTACAAGCACCGGGTCGTGATCGAGGACGGTGAGACCGTGTGGCTGGAGGACGACGAGGTCAGCGCGGGTGAGGCGGTGCTGACAGGGCTGAAACCCGGCACCCGGTACTGCATGACGGTGGACGTGATCTACGCCGCGCCGCAGACGCCGGGGGTGGACCAGGAGTACGCGGTTTCGTCGTCCGAACGCAAGTGTTTCAGGACGAGCACATGACGGGCTGCCCGGTGGAGGGAACCCGTGGCTGACAGAGTCGCCGTCTCCTGAACAACGGTGGACGGCGTGGGTCTCGCGTCGTCCACCGTGGTGACCCGGAACCCCGGCCACCGGACAACCATCGGCCGACGGTTGTTTCGAGTGGGTAAAGGGGAGTAAAAGATGCTCCTCGCGACTGGCCCGGCGGGGTGGAGATGCGCCACTCTGAGCCAAAGTTGGACGCATGACC
Coding sequences within it:
- a CDS encoding transglutaminase family protein, with protein sequence MSAPVLDAPTRPAPSRPRPAQPPAAQPARHTAVATRTALGLLAVLAAACAWWRVYPPASLPVPALAGVLLGAGAVLLADRITQGPVRPAARLVLWIAAAFLAGLVTAFTVAVPRAVTPSDAVAGVGRAMTGGLARILTTTLPAPPAADLLPQFAVLCALAAAVTVVIARGRGGLLLAAPGLCLLLTALVCGVGGAGSPLVVGLPFAVAAALLVLPRPRIVPALVAGLVVAVGCAGGLVLADATREPLDPRHLTAPPLRAEQPTAPMDEVAGWLRHTNDTAFTATVDSAWRSDPQPWRIAALDTYDGIRWTSSTPAVPIGYDLPATDADSATDSGAGQARVSVTPVDLDGVYVPVSGRLRHLARPGMTYDLTGETLVDPDGVHGTYDQTVSLPERSGLARDQAGQAQAGDPSLALDGCTDDRILNLAETAVAGAGTGALAQAEALQTWFHKTTTLRLDPDAEPGDSCARVMELVDTAGGAGNGTPDQFATAYVLMARSLGLPARVAVGFAAGQADDTGKVTVSLGDATAWPEVWFDGAGWVSFSAVPDRTGSGQTRQEERQETTTTPDTSHDTPDDAAQSQPTRSGPTPAQERGDTGRLILIGLGATVLVLILLLPLAGLLLTLARRRRRRAQGPLGAWAELLDRLADLGHPSAGRTSAEVRGVLSGLDPGTDADARALARLVDAEVYAADRASGDSAQAWPLLRRIERALSPHTSRRRRVLIRVDPRPRRWA
- a CDS encoding serine/threonine-protein kinase, which codes for MTESTPGMDAEASRLVETIPELDGVTGMKAVASGGFSRIYKAFQPALNRTVAIKIVDSGGLDPKTRERFSREMGMTGMLGEHPHIVDVYHHGVARTGEPFLMMRWYEGGSLADGLRESGPMPTAVLLPFAVKVTSALAYVHRNQLLHRDIKPGNILLTALNEPVLADFGIAVDAQQAGTATVAWTPVHAAPEVMAYEEPTPRSDVWSLGSTLYAALAGRPPFPVDPGNTLASIQQRFHAAPPPLVRTDVPTSLTDLLTQMLATSAADRPDPVAIITRLQQIERDCGLPVTSAPGVITAPPAARPGQGAPFPGADLRGYPDSAGGFGHQGGSGAAGQPGAAGQPGAAGQPGAAGQPGAAGQRGAAGQPGAAGQRGAAEQRGAAGPRGAAGPRGAAGSPGAVGRSVGAGSPDAARQPSGAGRPGRADQAGFGARPGSEHRPRPENQPGPENQPGPEYRPRPGDRRDRAAQPGPLDWLDEPSGPPSDRAARPEGRQGSGRDRPVQPSHDVGGPMLFPPELSPGANSMAPYDEAALAPEHHAAPVRSGLNANPDTATALSPDAAGRWDKGTRRSWRRRLITATVGGFSTLVVVLVVMAFLMPREDDGTTATPETTASFVAPVVSGLRRTESSPTTITIAWHTQGPYQYKHRVVIEDGETVWLEDDEVSAGEAVLTGLKPGTRYCMTVDVIYAAPQTPGVDQEYAVSSSERKCFRTST